A window from Labrus mixtus chromosome 14, fLabMix1.1, whole genome shotgun sequence encodes these proteins:
- the tm4sf21a gene encoding transmembrane 4 L6 family member 5, which yields MCTGACSRFIAVALYPLAAISIICNIVLFFPGGDIKYAKDGNITEEVKYMGGLIGGGLMVLMPALYIHLTGKKGCCGNRCGMFLSIALAAVGVAGALYSFLVAVLGLQNGPLCKILLVWTTPFKDGDRSYLTDKTWWGVCTSPENIVEFHIGLFATLLATSCLQLILCAIQMINGLFGCLCGTCNKGPL from the exons ATGTGTACAGGAGCGTGTTCCCGTTTCATCGCTGTGGCTCTGTACCCGTTAGCAGCCATATCCATCATCTGTAACATAGTGCTGTTCTTTCCGGGCGGGGACATCAAGTATGCCAAAGATGGAAACATTACAGAGGAGGTGAAGTACATGGGGGGCCTCATCGGAGGGGGTCTAATG GTGTTGATGCCAGCACTCTACATCCACTTGACTGGAAAAAAGGGCTGCTGTGGAAATCGCTGTGGG ATGTTCTTGTCCATTGCATTGGCTGCAGTGGGAGTGGCCGGCGCTCTGTACAGCTTCCTTGTGGCAGTGCTCGGTCTGCAGAATGGACCTCTGTGCAAAATTCTACTGGTGTGGACGACACCTTTTAAAGACGG GGACCGGAGTTACCTGACTGACAAAACCTGGTGGGGCGTGTGCACATCACCTGAGAACATTGTGGAGTTCCACATTGGACTGTTCGCTACCTTGCTGGCCACCAGCTGCCTGCAGCTGATCCTCTGTGCCATTCAGATGATCAACGGGCTCTTTGGGTGCCTGTGTGGAACATGCAACAAGGGG CCACTGTGA